The proteins below are encoded in one region of Anguilla anguilla isolate fAngAng1 chromosome 3, fAngAng1.pri, whole genome shotgun sequence:
- the LOC118223632 gene encoding placenta-specific gene 8 protein-like, translating into MTTNVIIQQPPAVQVGMVQSNQWSTGICDCFDDLPSCCLGYWCFPCFACKTTSEFGECACLPLVDGLWILAQFVGVPVCVPPVSFAMRAGVRNRYGIQGDMCSDCIYATFCNVCSWCQISREIKRRKQTLVFVNLQPTPVAIAPLVMPS; encoded by the exons ATGACAACTAATGTGATAATCCAGCAGCCACCAGCGGTGCAAGTTGGGATGGTTCAGTCAAATCAGTGGAGCACAGGAATCTGTGACTGCTTCGATGACCTGCCTAGCT GCTGCCTCGGGTACTGGTGTTTCCCCTGTTTCGCCTGCAAGACGACTTCGGAATTCGGGGAATGCGCCTGTCTCCCCCTGGTGGACGGCCTGTGGATACTCGCGCAGTTTGTCGGTGTACCGGTCTGTGTGCCCCCCGTTTCCTTTGCCATGAGGGCTGGTGTGCGCAACAGATACGGAATCCAG GGAGACATGTGTTCAGACTGCATCTACGCAACCTTCTGCAACGTCTGCTCCTGGTGCCAGATTTCCCGGGAGATCAAGCGACGCAAACAGACCCTCGTCTTCGTCAACTTACAGCCCACGCCCGTTGCCATCGCACCCCTGGTCATGCCATCCTAa
- the LOC118223633 gene encoding cornifelin homolog: MTTNVIVQQPPAVQVGMVQSNQWSTGICDCCDDLSSCCLGLWCFPCLACKTTSEFGECACLPLVDTLSPCVPPVSFAMRAGVRNRYGIQGDMCSDCIYAAFCNVCSWCQIAREIKRRKQTLVFVNVQPAPVAIAPVVMPSHVVTPVLTT, from the exons ATGACAACTAATGTGATAGTCCAACAGCCACCAGCGGTGCAAGTTGGGATGGTGCAGTCAAATCAGTGGAGCACAGGAATCTGTGACTGCTGCGATGACCTGTCTAGCT GCTGCCTCGGGCTGTGGTGCTTCCCCTGTTTAGCCTGCAAGACGACTTCGGAATTCGGGGAATGCGCCTgtctccccctggtggacacaCTGTCCCCCTGCGTGCCCCCCGTTTCCTTTGCCATGAGGGCTGGTGTGCGCAACAGATACGGCATCCAG GGAGACATGTGTTCAGACTGCATCTACGCCGCGTTCTGCAACGTCTGCTCCTGGTGCCAGATTGCCCGGGAGATCAAGCGACGCAAACAGACCCTCGTCTTCGTCAACGTCCAGCCTGCGCCCGTTGCCATCGCACCCGTAGTCATGCCGTCCCATGTAGTCACCCCTGTTCTCACTACCTAG
- the LOC118223631 gene encoding placenta-specific gene 8 protein-like — MTTNVIIQQPPAVQVGMVQSNQWSTGICDCFDDLPSCCLGYWCFPCFACKTTSEFGECACLPLVDGLCILAQFVGIPSCVPPVSFAMRAGVRNRYGIQGDMCSDCIYATFCNVCSWCQISREIKRRKQTLLFVNVQPTPVAAVPVVMPS, encoded by the exons ATGACAACTAATGTGATAATCCAGCAGCCACCAGCGGTGCAAGTTGGGATGGTTCAGTCAAATCAGTGGAGCACAGGAATCTGTGACTGCTTCGATGACCTGCCTAGCT GCTGCCTCGGGTACTGGTGCTTCCCCTGTTTCGCCTGCAAGACGACTTCGGAATTCGGGGAATGCGCCTGTCTCCCCCTGGTGGACGGCCTGTGTATACTCGCGCAGTTTGTCGGTATACCCTCCTGTGTGCCCCCCGTTTCCTTTGCCATGAGGGCCGGGGTGCGCAACAGATACGGAATCCAG GGAGACATGTGTTCAGACTGCATCTACGCAACCTTCTGCAACGTCTGCTCCTGGTGCCAGATTTCCCGGGAGATCAAGCGACGCAAACAGACCCTCCTCTTCGTCAACGTCCAGCCCACGCCCGTTGCCGCCGTACCTGTAGTCATGCCATCCTAa
- the LOC118222849 gene encoding placenta-specific gene 8 protein-like — MERDVELQQPLVVQSQPGGAPEPGQWSTGLCDCCSDVGDCCFALWCLPVFVCKTTGAVGACPCLPLLDCVGCVPSASLAMRATVRARYGIKGNVWSDCFYGCCCYALSWCQISREMKRRALLP; from the exons ATGGAGAGAGACGTGGAGCTGCAGCAGCCGCTGGTGGTTCAGTCGCAGCCGGGGGGAGCGCCGGAGCCCGGGCAGTGGAGCACCGGACTGTGCGACTGCTGCAGCGACGTCGGCGACT gctGTTTTGCTCTCTGGTGCCTCCCGGTGTTCGTCTGCAAGACCACGGGTGCCGTGGGGGCGTGTCCGTGCCTGCCGCTGCTGGACTGCGTGGGGTGCGTCCCGTCCGCGTCCCTGGCCATGCGGGCCACCGTACGTGCGCGGTACGGCATCAAG GGCAATGTCTGGAGCGACTGTTTCTATGGCTGCTGTTGCTATGCCCTGTCCTGGTGTCAGATCTCTCGCGAGATGAAGCGCCGCGCACTCCTTCCCTAA
- the LOC118222754 gene encoding cornifelin homolog B-like: MTTMMVVQQPQPVMVSTDSNQWSSGICDCCDDVPQCCFAFWCFPCFACKTAKDYGECLCLPLLDGFGAIPPITLALRASMRHRYGITGTICNDCVYSFFCGPCSWCQMSREMKARLQPIMLINARAK, translated from the exons ATGACGACGATGATGGTAGTCCAGCAACCGCAACCTGTTATGGTTTCCACTGACTCCAACCAATGGAGCTCTGGCATTTGCGACTGTTGCGATGATGTACCTCaat GCTGCTTTGCGTTCTGGTGCTTCCCGTGTTTCGCCTGCAAGACGGCGAAGGACTACGGAGAGTGCCTCTGCCTGCCACTATTGGACGGCTTCGGCGCCATACCGCCCATCACCCTGGCGTTGAGGGCGTCCATGCGCCACCGCTACGGCATCACG GGCACCATCTGCAACGACTGCGTCTATTCCTTCTTCTGCGGGCCCTGCTCCTGGTGTCAGATGTCGCGCGAAATGAAGGCTCGCCTCCAGCCAATCATGCTCATCAATGCCCGGGCCAAGTAA